In the genome of Pseudomonas protegens, one region contains:
- a CDS encoding protease inhibitor I42 family protein, protein MPAHRLLALFSLALLSACASQPKQNVSVDNQNQCPLHLHNGQTLTLTLPSNPTTGYRWAIQDSAGGILRKVSPEVYSNPEDTGLVGSGGQSTWRFQAFATGQGRLLLTYQQPWAPEEAPVKAFDCSITVN, encoded by the coding sequence ATGCCTGCACACCGCCTTCTTGCCTTGTTCAGTCTTGCCCTGCTGAGCGCTTGCGCCAGCCAACCCAAGCAAAACGTCAGCGTGGACAACCAGAACCAATGCCCTCTGCACCTGCACAACGGGCAAACCCTGACCCTGACCCTGCCGAGCAACCCCACCACCGGCTATCGCTGGGCCATCCAGGATTCGGCCGGCGGCATCCTGCGCAAGGTCAGCCCCGAGGTCTACAGCAACCCCGAGGACACCGGCCTGGTAGGCAGCGGCGGGCAGTCGACCTGGCGCTTCCAGGCCTTCGCCACTGGCCAGGGCCGACTGTTGCTGACCTACCAGCAACCCTGGGCACCGGAAGAAGCCCCGGTAAAGGCCTTCGACTGCTCGATCACGGTCAACTGA
- a CDS encoding hybrid sensor histidine kinase/response regulator, with protein sequence MNVEKDSELDQATLRIIVAACALVWFSVIGFLPGQQVEPYVPVMIYIALFMLGSIILRMAIARWPGHYPTRRILGMVYDYTGTCYGLVVGGEGALPIYAVMVWVNLGNGMRFGSRYLAIATVLAQVALFMVYLLTPYWQAQPYMVLMLMITSTVIPVYAHILLKRTRLASEQAIAANLEKSRFLAQASHDLRQPIHSIGLFTACLREANLGADERRLVDNIDRSLLNVSQLFRSILDLYTLDNGRVQPKYDTVHLGELLRDLVRQNTEAARWAGVELRLRPCAHWVRVDPGLLATMVQNVLSNCFKYAAERPVLIGVRRRGTGLAIVIYDQGRGIAEEHLPKIFEEFYRVRQVRDKDVEGVGLGLSIVKRLGQLTDLQVTIRSRVDHGTTVSLHGLQLAAPQRLHGRDEALQSGLLTGLRVCLVEDDRNVLLATSALLERWGCVVQAESSGEDLLTDCDIIVADYDLGTRASGLECIDSIRRQRGWEVPALIITGHDIEKIHAALHDRNIAILSKPVRPVELRGTLRALRETPLASAHRASAPAAVTRSGTG encoded by the coding sequence ATGAACGTTGAGAAGGACAGCGAACTCGACCAGGCCACCCTGCGGATCATCGTCGCCGCTTGCGCCCTGGTCTGGTTTAGCGTGATCGGCTTTCTGCCGGGGCAGCAGGTCGAGCCCTATGTGCCGGTGATGATCTACATTGCCCTGTTCATGCTCGGTTCGATCATCCTGCGCATGGCCATTGCCCGCTGGCCCGGGCACTACCCGACGCGGCGCATCCTGGGCATGGTCTACGACTACACCGGCACCTGTTACGGCCTGGTGGTGGGCGGCGAGGGGGCGCTGCCGATCTATGCGGTGATGGTCTGGGTCAACCTGGGCAATGGCATGCGCTTCGGCTCGCGCTACCTGGCGATCGCCACCGTGCTGGCGCAGGTCGCGCTGTTCATGGTCTATCTGCTGACCCCTTACTGGCAGGCCCAGCCCTACATGGTGCTGATGCTGATGATCACCAGCACGGTGATTCCGGTGTACGCCCATATCCTGCTCAAGCGCACCCGCCTGGCTTCCGAACAGGCGATTGCCGCCAACCTGGAAAAATCCCGCTTCCTGGCCCAGGCCAGCCATGACCTGCGCCAGCCGATCCACTCCATCGGCCTGTTCACCGCCTGCCTGCGCGAAGCCAACCTGGGGGCGGACGAGCGGCGGCTGGTGGACAACATCGACCGTTCGCTGCTCAACGTTTCGCAATTGTTCCGTTCGATCCTCGACCTCTACACCCTGGACAACGGGCGGGTGCAGCCCAAGTACGACACCGTGCACCTGGGCGAGCTGCTGCGCGACCTGGTGCGCCAGAACACCGAAGCGGCGCGCTGGGCCGGTGTCGAACTGCGCTTGCGGCCTTGCGCCCATTGGGTGCGGGTCGATCCGGGGTTGTTGGCGACCATGGTGCAGAACGTGCTGTCCAACTGCTTCAAGTACGCCGCCGAGCGGCCGGTGCTGATTGGCGTGCGCCGGCGCGGCACGGGCCTGGCCATCGTCATTTATGACCAGGGCCGGGGGATTGCCGAGGAGCACCTGCCGAAGATCTTCGAGGAGTTCTATCGGGTTCGCCAGGTACGGGACAAGGACGTCGAAGGCGTCGGCCTGGGCCTGTCCATCGTCAAGCGCCTGGGGCAATTGACCGACCTGCAGGTGACCATTCGTTCGCGGGTCGATCACGGCACCACGGTCAGCCTGCACGGCCTGCAACTGGCCGCGCCACAGCGCTTGCACGGTCGTGACGAGGCGTTGCAGAGCGGCTTGCTGACCGGGTTGCGGGTGTGTCTGGTGGAAGATGACCGCAACGTCTTGCTGGCCACCTCGGCGTTGCTGGAACGCTGGGGCTGCGTGGTCCAGGCCGAGTCGAGCGGAGAAGACCTGCTGACCGACTGCGACATCATCGTCGCCGACTATGACCTGGGCACCCGGGCCTCGGGCCTCGAATGCATCGACAGCATCCGCCGGCAGCGCGGCTGGGAAGTGCCGGCGCTGATCATCACCGGACACGACATCGAGAAAATCCACGCCGCCCTGCACGACCGCAATATCGCCATCCTCTCCAAGCCGGTGCGCCCGGTGGAACTGCGGGGCACCTTGCGAGCCCTGCGCGAGACGCCGCTGGCGTCGGCCCACAGGGCTTCGGCGCCAGCGGCGGTTACCAGGTCCGGCACGGGATAA
- the cmoB gene encoding tRNA 5-methoxyuridine(34)/uridine 5-oxyacetic acid(34) synthase CmoB has translation MIDLSPLARRLAGTPLAAWAAGLQAQLDAKMEKGHGDLERWQSALDALPKIQPSEVDLVNGLRLDTDCDDATRAQMRTALMGLSPWRKGPFDLFGVHVDTEWRSDWKWSRVAPHLNLEGKRILDVGCGNGYYMWRMLGAGAHSVIGVDPNWLFFCQFQAVQRYLSEPSVWHLPFPFEDLPANLEGFDTVFSMGVFYHRRSPIEHLLALKDCLVKGGELVLETLVVEGDQHQVLVPEDRYAQMRNVWFLPSVPALELWLRRAGFSDVRCVDVSVTSVEEQRGTEWMKYQSLSDFLDPNDHSKTIEGLPAPMRAVIVARK, from the coding sequence ATGATTGATCTGTCCCCCCTCGCCCGCCGTCTGGCGGGCACGCCCCTGGCCGCCTGGGCTGCCGGTCTGCAAGCCCAGCTCGATGCCAAGATGGAGAAGGGCCATGGCGACCTGGAACGCTGGCAAAGCGCCCTGGATGCGCTGCCGAAGATCCAGCCCAGCGAAGTCGACCTGGTCAACGGCCTGCGCCTGGACACCGACTGCGACGACGCTACCCGGGCGCAGATGCGCACCGCCCTGATGGGCCTGTCGCCGTGGCGCAAAGGGCCGTTCGATCTGTTCGGCGTGCACGTGGACACCGAATGGCGCTCGGACTGGAAATGGTCGCGGGTGGCCCCGCACCTGAACCTTGAAGGCAAACGCATCCTCGATGTCGGCTGCGGCAATGGCTACTACATGTGGCGCATGCTCGGCGCCGGCGCCCACAGCGTGATTGGCGTCGACCCCAACTGGCTGTTCTTCTGCCAGTTCCAGGCAGTGCAGCGCTACCTGTCGGAGCCCTCGGTGTGGCACCTGCCGTTCCCCTTCGAAGACCTGCCGGCCAACCTGGAAGGTTTCGACACGGTGTTTTCCATGGGTGTGTTCTACCACCGCCGTTCGCCCATCGAGCACCTGCTGGCGCTCAAGGACTGCCTGGTCAAGGGCGGTGAACTGGTGCTGGAAACCCTGGTAGTGGAAGGCGATCAGCATCAGGTGCTGGTGCCGGAAGACCGCTATGCGCAGATGCGCAACGTGTGGTTCCTGCCCTCGGTGCCGGCCCTGGAACTGTGGCTGCGACGCGCCGGATTCAGCGACGTGCGCTGCGTGGACGTGAGCGTGACCAGCGTCGAGGAGCAACGCGGCACCGAGTGGATGAAGTACCAGTCCCTGAGCGACTTCCTGGACCCCAACGATCACAGCAAGACCATCGAAGGCCTGCCGGCGCCGATGCGCGCGGTGATTGTCGCCAGAAAATAA
- the tadA gene encoding tRNA adenosine(34) deaminase TadA, whose translation MRQIRPAPIIDRSRDQDFMREALALAAQGAALGEVPVGAVLVLDGQIIGRGYNCPISGSDPSAHAEMVAIRAAAQAVSNYRLPGSTLYVTLEPCSMCAGLIVHSRIARVVYGALEPKAGIVQSQGQFFTQGFLNHRVLYEGGVLAEECGTVLSEFFKARRAR comes from the coding sequence ATGCGTCAGATACGCCCGGCGCCGATCATCGACCGCAGCCGCGACCAGGACTTCATGCGCGAAGCCCTGGCCCTGGCCGCCCAAGGCGCCGCCTTGGGAGAAGTGCCGGTGGGCGCGGTGCTGGTGCTGGATGGCCAGATCATCGGCCGCGGCTACAACTGCCCGATCAGCGGCAGCGACCCCAGCGCCCACGCCGAAATGGTGGCGATCCGCGCGGCGGCCCAGGCGGTGAGCAACTATCGCCTGCCCGGCAGCACCCTGTACGTGACCCTGGAACCTTGCAGCATGTGCGCCGGGCTGATTGTCCATTCGCGCATTGCCCGGGTGGTGTACGGCGCCCTGGAGCCCAAGGCGGGCATAGTGCAGAGCCAGGGCCAGTTCTTTACCCAGGGGTTTCTCAATCATCGGGTGCTGTACGAAGGCGGGGTGCTGGCCGAAGAGTGCGGCACGGTGTTGAGCGAGTTCTTCAAGGCGCGTCGAGCGCGCTGA
- a CDS encoding LuxR C-terminal-related transcriptional regulator yields the protein MTCRIIVADDHPLFREGMLRTLQRLLPGALLEEAGDLAAVLALAQTGEEPDSLILDLRFPGLTSVSLIADLRRQLPRTSIIVVSMVDNQDLIGEVMAAGADGFIGKSISPEEIGQAIQAIREGEVVVKYAPSGLLLPLDAGAEVSQLTTRQQEVLRLIAQGKTNKEIARELEISPFTVRIHVSSLLHALKVPSRAAAAVKFAGTW from the coding sequence ATGACCTGCCGGATTATCGTCGCCGACGACCACCCGCTGTTTCGCGAAGGCATGCTGCGCACCCTTCAGCGCCTGCTGCCCGGGGCCCTGCTCGAAGAGGCCGGCGACCTGGCGGCAGTGCTGGCCCTGGCCCAGACCGGCGAGGAGCCGGACTCGCTGATTCTCGACCTGCGCTTTCCCGGCCTGACCTCGGTGAGCCTGATTGCCGACCTGCGCCGCCAACTGCCGCGGACCTCGATCATCGTGGTGTCGATGGTCGACAACCAGGACCTGATCGGCGAGGTCATGGCCGCCGGGGCCGACGGCTTCATCGGCAAGAGCATCAGCCCGGAGGAGATCGGCCAGGCGATCCAGGCCATCCGCGAAGGCGAGGTGGTGGTCAAGTACGCGCCTTCCGGCCTGCTGCTGCCGCTGGACGCCGGCGCCGAAGTGAGCCAGCTGACCACCCGGCAACAGGAAGTCCTGCGGCTGATCGCCCAGGGCAAGACCAACAAGGAAATCGCCCGGGAACTGGAGATCTCGCCGTTCACCGTGCGCATCCATGTGTCGTCCCTGCTGCATGCCCTCAAGGTGCCCTCGCGCGCAGCCGCCGCGGTGAAGTTCGCCGGAACCTGGTAA
- a CDS encoding bifunctional diguanylate cyclase/phosphodiesterase: MRWRRTFQARIVGVLALLLLVLIGAVYFAVKTATTQAVEKQAQQQLKIGTRVFERLLDLRGRTLQYGVDWLVLDSEFRRAVLSGKPVDILAALAQHRGGIRSSEMFVLSPDGRVIASTLPAVARDRPFLYDQALRRAWRHDTHMLFVAIQGRPYLLVQGQVQASSPLARVVMGFPMDELFARELRSMSNLEVSFLTVDAQRPGELFSTQPEFFWSPIINALGDPLWQSLPPLSDAHGQRFLNQALQLANTGDPADPRVMVLLQSPLEQALQAFAPLDREFLWIALVALVVSLVCALLMARRVSRPLEDLAEAARRIGAGNYQAAVAIKRSDEFGVLADAFNAMQSAIATRERQLAHNALHDPLTGLPNRALAIERLGQAIAARRKVVLLYLGIDNHRAIHEGFGSEGLEQMMGELSRRLPEVLTQGDTAARITASEFLLLLENTELDGAIAVADRLHELLSQPQRIHGDEVRRQICMGMAVYPADGQCAEELISRAAIARHDASLNPGYLQVYQQDRDLAHQRQISLIRDLRRAAAEDELFLLYQPKLDRQRDDRHQAEALLRWQHPVFGVVSPAEFIPLAERTGSMHSLTSWVIEACIGQLAEWNRRALPVRLSLNISASDLEDDGLEVRVSECLERYQVAAEQLVFEITESAIMRNPQQALAVLQRLRGCGISLSVDDFGTGYSSLAQLQRLPVQELKIDQSFIRNLNETSGDAVIVRSTIEMSHKLGLKVVAEGVEFEHCLRLLESWGCDTLQGYLISRPLVTEAFERWALRSRVPS, from the coding sequence ATGAGGTGGCGCCGGACCTTTCAGGCAAGGATTGTCGGGGTGCTGGCGCTGTTGCTGTTGGTGCTGATCGGGGCGGTGTATTTCGCAGTCAAGACCGCGACCACGCAAGCGGTGGAAAAGCAGGCGCAGCAGCAATTGAAAATCGGCACCCGGGTCTTCGAGCGCCTGTTGGACCTGCGGGGGCGCACGCTGCAATACGGGGTCGACTGGCTGGTGCTGGACTCGGAGTTCCGCCGGGCCGTGCTCAGTGGCAAGCCGGTGGATATTCTCGCGGCCCTGGCCCAGCACCGCGGCGGCATCCGTTCCAGCGAGATGTTCGTGCTCAGTCCCGACGGCCGGGTCATCGCCAGCACCCTGCCGGCGGTGGCCCGGGACCGGCCTTTTCTCTATGACCAGGCCCTGCGCCGGGCCTGGCGTCATGACACCCACATGCTGTTCGTCGCGATCCAGGGCCGTCCCTACCTGCTGGTGCAAGGGCAGGTGCAGGCCTCCTCGCCCCTGGCCCGGGTGGTCATGGGGTTTCCCATGGACGAGCTGTTCGCCCGGGAGCTGCGCTCCATGAGCAACCTGGAAGTGTCGTTCCTGACCGTCGACGCCCAGCGCCCCGGCGAGCTGTTCAGCACCCAGCCGGAGTTCTTCTGGTCACCCATCATCAACGCCCTCGGCGATCCGCTGTGGCAGTCGCTGCCGCCGTTGAGCGACGCCCATGGCCAGCGTTTTCTCAACCAGGCCCTGCAACTGGCCAATACCGGGGACCCCGCCGATCCACGGGTCATGGTCTTGCTGCAAAGCCCCCTGGAGCAGGCCCTGCAAGCCTTCGCGCCACTGGACCGGGAGTTCCTGTGGATCGCCCTGGTGGCCCTGGTGGTGTCCCTGGTCTGCGCGCTGTTGATGGCGCGGCGGGTTTCGCGGCCTCTGGAGGACCTGGCCGAAGCCGCCCGGCGCATCGGCGCCGGCAACTATCAGGCCGCGGTCGCCATCAAGCGCAGCGATGAATTCGGGGTCCTGGCGGATGCCTTCAACGCCATGCAGAGCGCCATTGCCACCCGTGAGCGGCAACTGGCCCACAATGCCCTGCACGATCCCCTGACCGGTCTGCCCAATCGGGCCCTGGCCATCGAACGCCTGGGCCAGGCCATCGCCGCCCGGCGCAAGGTGGTCCTGCTGTACCTGGGCATCGACAATCACCGGGCGATCCACGAAGGCTTCGGCAGCGAAGGGCTGGAACAGATGATGGGCGAACTCAGCCGGCGGTTGCCGGAGGTCCTGACCCAGGGCGATACCGCCGCGCGGATCACCGCCAGCGAGTTTCTCCTGCTGCTGGAGAACACCGAACTGGACGGCGCCATTGCCGTGGCCGATCGCCTGCATGAGCTGTTGAGCCAGCCGCAACGGATCCACGGCGACGAGGTCCGGCGGCAGATCTGCATGGGCATGGCGGTGTACCCCGCCGACGGCCAGTGCGCCGAGGAGTTGATCAGCCGCGCGGCCATCGCGCGCCACGACGCCTCGCTCAACCCCGGCTACCTGCAGGTCTACCAGCAGGACCGCGACCTGGCCCATCAGCGGCAGATCAGCCTGATCCGCGATTTGCGCCGTGCCGCGGCCGAAGACGAGCTGTTCTTGCTGTATCAGCCCAAGCTCGATCGGCAGCGGGATGACCGGCACCAGGCCGAAGCCCTGCTGCGTTGGCAGCACCCGGTGTTCGGCGTGGTGTCGCCGGCGGAGTTCATTCCCCTGGCCGAGCGGACCGGCAGCATGCACAGCCTGACGTCCTGGGTCATCGAGGCCTGCATCGGCCAACTGGCCGAATGGAACCGCCGGGCCTTGCCGGTGCGCCTATCGTTGAACATTTCCGCCAGTGACCTGGAGGACGACGGCCTGGAAGTCCGGGTCAGCGAATGCCTGGAGCGCTACCAGGTGGCGGCCGAACAGCTGGTCTTCGAAATCACCGAGAGCGCCATCATGCGCAATCCGCAGCAGGCCCTGGCCGTGCTGCAGCGCTTGCGGGGTTGCGGCATCAGCCTGTCGGTGGACGATTTCGGCACCGGCTATTCATCCCTGGCGCAGTTGCAGCGCCTGCCGGTGCAGGAGCTGAAGATCGACCAGTCCTTTATCCGCAACCTGAACGAAACCAGTGGTGACGCGGTGATCGTGCGCTCGACCATTGAAATGAGCCACAAGCTGGGGCTCAAGGTGGTGGCCGAAGGGGTGGAGTTCGAGCATTGCCTGCGCCTGCTGGAAAGCTGGGGCTGCGACACGCTGCAGGGGTACCTGATCAGTCGGCCCCTGGTCACCGAGGCTTTCGAGCGCTGGGCGTTGAGGTCGCGGGTGCCCAGTTGA
- the cmoA gene encoding carboxy-S-adenosyl-L-methionine synthase CmoA: protein MSKEPDRLFAQPLAQVPNFAFNEDVVRVFPDMIKRSVPGYPTIVENLGVLAAQFAQPHSVLYDLGASLGAVTQALRRHVRTDGCRVIAVDNSAAMVERCREYLNGQDSMFQELLPVQVVEGDILALEFQPASVVALNFTLQFIAPEQRLALLGRIRQSLLPGGALILSEKLRFNDTEEHALLTDLHIAFKRANGYSELEIAQKRSAIENVMKPDSLEEHRERLLAAGFSKVVPWFQCLNFASLIALP from the coding sequence GTGAGCAAAGAACCCGACCGCCTATTCGCCCAGCCCCTGGCCCAGGTGCCCAACTTCGCCTTCAACGAGGATGTGGTGCGGGTGTTCCCGGACATGATCAAGCGCTCGGTGCCGGGTTACCCGACCATTGTCGAGAACCTCGGGGTGCTGGCGGCGCAGTTCGCCCAGCCCCACAGCGTGCTCTATGACCTGGGCGCCTCCCTGGGCGCAGTGACCCAGGCCCTGCGCCGCCATGTGCGCACCGACGGTTGCCGGGTCATCGCCGTGGACAACTCGGCGGCCATGGTCGAGCGCTGCCGGGAATACCTCAACGGCCAGGATTCGATGTTCCAGGAGCTGCTGCCGGTGCAGGTGGTCGAAGGCGACATCCTGGCCCTGGAGTTCCAGCCGGCCTCGGTGGTGGCCTTGAACTTCACCCTGCAATTCATCGCCCCGGAGCAGCGTCTGGCCCTGCTCGGGCGCATCCGCCAGTCGTTGCTGCCCGGCGGCGCGCTGATCCTCTCGGAGAAGCTGCGCTTCAACGACACCGAGGAGCACGCCCTGCTCACCGACCTGCACATCGCCTTCAAGCGCGCCAACGGCTACAGCGAACTGGAAATTGCCCAGAAGCGCAGCGCCATCGAAAACGTCATGAAGCCCGACAGCCTCGAAGAACACCGCGAACGCCTGCTGGCGGCTGGGTTCTCGAAAGTCGTGCCGTGGTTCCAGTGTCTTAACTTTGCCTCGTTGATTGCCCTGCCATGA
- a CDS encoding HEAT repeat domain-containing protein: MNTDKRDELFDRLQHWFGDSEAANWNEYATEQVAKGVLSAFTPAQWQRLGETLLSRPEYWQHRCAVSLGELRTPPAIALLKRLLADSPYLDVRIMAIYELDWAEAAIEPRYAPCIQEIMDNLSAEDIEPELHSLLTKAESARL, translated from the coding sequence ATGAATACGGATAAACGTGATGAATTGTTTGACCGGTTACAGCACTGGTTCGGTGACTCGGAAGCCGCCAACTGGAACGAATACGCCACCGAGCAGGTGGCCAAGGGCGTGCTTAGCGCCTTTACCCCGGCGCAATGGCAACGACTCGGCGAGACGCTGCTGTCCCGGCCCGAGTACTGGCAGCACCGCTGCGCGGTATCCCTGGGCGAGTTGCGAACCCCACCGGCCATCGCCTTGTTGAAACGCCTGCTGGCGGACTCGCCCTACCTGGATGTAAGGATCATGGCGATCTATGAGCTGGACTGGGCCGAAGCCGCCATCGAACCGCGCTACGCGCCCTGCATCCAGGAAATCATGGACAACCTCAGCGCCGAAGACATCGAACCGGAACTGCACAGCCTGCTGACCAAGGCCGAATCGGCCCGCCTCTGA
- a CDS encoding lysoplasmalogenase, which produces MGWLILALMGAATFIYGVSVHATLLCLLVKPLPVLALLGWLHDAPPGDYRRWIILGLLFSVLGDVLLAWPSDLFVFGLGAFLVAHLAYLKAYLSDCRRPALLPLAVALAIGAGLLSILISHGLGPLLIPVIVYALTISAMLWRALARLGSAVPKRSAALAAAGALSFAFSDSLIGISRFVLAFDAAPYLIIIFYWLGQWGIAASAFSQKPR; this is translated from the coding sequence ATGGGCTGGCTGATTCTTGCGCTGATGGGCGCCGCCACCTTCATCTACGGGGTCAGCGTGCATGCCACGCTGCTCTGCCTGCTGGTCAAGCCGCTACCGGTGCTGGCCCTGCTGGGCTGGCTGCACGATGCGCCGCCCGGGGACTACCGCCGCTGGATCATCCTCGGCCTGCTGTTCTCGGTGCTGGGGGACGTGCTGCTGGCCTGGCCTTCGGACCTGTTCGTGTTCGGCCTCGGGGCCTTCCTGGTGGCCCACCTGGCCTACCTCAAGGCTTACCTCAGCGATTGCCGACGCCCGGCGCTGTTGCCGCTGGCGGTGGCCCTGGCCATTGGCGCGGGGCTGTTGAGCATTCTGATTTCCCACGGCCTGGGCCCGCTGCTGATCCCGGTGATCGTCTACGCCCTGACCATCAGCGCCATGCTCTGGCGGGCCCTGGCGCGCCTCGGCTCGGCGGTGCCCAAACGCTCGGCGGCACTGGCGGCGGCGGGGGCCTTGAGTTTCGCCTTCTCCGACAGCCTGATCGGTATCAGCCGCTTCGTGCTGGCCTTCGATGCCGCGCCCTACCTGATCATCATTTTCTACTGGCTGGGCCAGTGGGGCATCGCCGCTTCGGCATTCAGCCAGAAGCCGCGCTGA
- the lon gene encoding endopeptidase La, whose translation MSDQQEFPEDPRDYVDPQQTEQSSAHGTGLALPGQNLPDKVYIIPIHNRPFFPAQVLPVIVNDEPWAETLELVSQSEHHSLALFYMDTPPEDPRHFNTSSLPEYGTLVKVHHASRENGKLQFVAQGLSRVRIRTWLKHHRPPYLVEVEYPHQPSEPTDEVKAYGMALINAIKELLPLNPLYSEELKNYLNRFSPNDPSPLTDFAAALTSATGNELQEVLDCVPMLKRMEKVLPMLRKEVEVARLQKEISAEVNRKIGEHQREFFLKEQLKVIQQELGLTKDDRSADLEQFEQRLSGKVLPPQAQKRITEEMNKLSILETGSPEYAVTRNYLEWATAVPWGIYGEDKLDLKHARKVLDQHHAGLDDIKNRILEFLAVGAYKGEISGSIVLLVGPPGVGKTSVGKSIAESLGRPFYRFSVGGMRDEAEIKGHRRTYIGAQPGKLVQALKEVEVMNPVIMLDEIDKMGQSYQGDPASALLETLDPEQNVDFLDHYLDLRMDLSKVLFVCTANTLDSIPGPLLDRMEVIRLSGYITEEKLAIAKRHLWPKQLEKAGVAKTSLSISDSALRSVIDGYAREAGVRQLEKQLGKLVRKAVVKLLDQPDARIKIGPKDLEASLGMPVFRNEQVLSGTGVITGLAWTSMGGATLPIEATRIHTHNRGFKLTGQLGDVMKESAEIAYSYVSSHLKQFGGDSKFFDEAFVHLHVPEGATPKDGPSAGVTMASALLSLARNQPPKKGVAMTGELTLTGHVLPIGGVREKVIAARRQKIFELILPEPNRGHFEELPEYLKEGLTVHFAKRFADVAKVLF comes from the coding sequence ATGAGCGACCAGCAAGAATTCCCCGAAGATCCCCGCGACTACGTCGATCCGCAGCAGACCGAACAATCGAGTGCCCATGGCACCGGCCTGGCCCTGCCCGGACAGAACCTGCCGGACAAGGTCTACATCATCCCGATCCACAATCGGCCGTTCTTTCCGGCCCAAGTGCTGCCGGTCATCGTCAACGACGAACCCTGGGCCGAAACCCTGGAACTGGTGAGCCAGTCCGAGCACCACTCCCTTGCCCTGTTCTACATGGACACCCCCCCGGAAGATCCGCGGCACTTCAATACCTCGTCGCTGCCGGAGTACGGCACCCTGGTCAAGGTCCACCACGCCAGCCGCGAAAACGGCAAGCTGCAATTTGTCGCCCAGGGCCTGAGCCGGGTGCGCATCCGTACCTGGCTCAAGCACCATCGTCCGCCGTACCTGGTGGAAGTCGAATACCCGCACCAGCCCAGCGAGCCCACCGACGAGGTCAAGGCCTACGGCATGGCGCTGATCAACGCGATCAAGGAGCTGCTGCCGCTCAATCCGCTGTACAGCGAAGAGCTGAAGAACTACCTCAACCGCTTCAGCCCCAACGATCCGTCGCCGCTGACCGACTTCGCCGCGGCCCTGACCTCCGCCACCGGCAACGAGTTGCAGGAAGTGCTGGACTGCGTGCCGATGCTCAAGCGCATGGAAAAAGTCCTGCCGATGCTGCGCAAGGAAGTCGAAGTGGCGCGCCTGCAGAAAGAGATTTCCGCCGAGGTCAACCGCAAGATCGGCGAGCACCAGCGCGAATTCTTCCTCAAGGAACAGCTCAAGGTGATCCAGCAGGAGCTGGGGCTGACCAAGGATGACCGCAGCGCCGACCTGGAGCAGTTCGAGCAGCGGCTGAGCGGCAAGGTGCTGCCGCCCCAGGCGCAGAAACGCATCACCGAGGAAATGAACAAGCTGTCGATCCTCGAAACCGGCTCGCCGGAATACGCCGTGACCCGCAACTACCTGGAATGGGCCACCGCCGTGCCCTGGGGCATCTACGGCGAGGACAAGCTCGACCTCAAGCACGCGCGCAAAGTGCTCGACCAGCACCACGCCGGGCTCGATGACATCAAGAACCGCATCCTCGAATTCCTCGCGGTGGGCGCCTACAAAGGCGAGATCAGCGGCTCCATCGTGCTGCTGGTGGGCCCGCCGGGCGTGGGCAAGACCAGCGTCGGCAAGTCCATTGCCGAATCCCTGGGGCGGCCGTTCTACCGCTTCAGCGTCGGTGGCATGCGCGACGAAGCCGAGATCAAGGGCCACCGCCGCACCTACATCGGCGCCCAGCCGGGCAAGCTGGTGCAGGCCCTCAAGGAAGTGGAGGTGATGAACCCGGTGATCATGCTCGACGAGATCGACAAGATGGGCCAGAGCTACCAGGGCGACCCGGCCTCGGCGCTGCTGGAGACCCTCGATCCGGAGCAGAACGTCGACTTCCTCGACCATTACCTGGACCTGCGCATGGACCTGTCCAAGGTGCTGTTCGTGTGCACCGCCAACACCCTGGATTCGATCCCCGGCCCGTTGCTGGACCGCATGGAAGTGATTCGCCTGTCGGGCTATATCACCGAAGAAAAACTCGCCATCGCCAAACGCCACCTGTGGCCCAAGCAGCTGGAAAAGGCCGGCGTGGCCAAGACCAGCCTGAGCATCAGCGACAGCGCCTTGCGCTCGGTGATCGACGGCTACGCCCGGGAAGCCGGGGTGCGCCAGCTGGAGAAACAACTGGGCAAGCTGGTCCGCAAGGCAGTGGTCAAGCTGCTGGACCAGCCGGACGCCAGGATCAAGATCGGCCCCAAGGACCTGGAAGCCTCTCTGGGCATGCCGGTGTTCCGCAACGAGCAGGTCCTGAGCGGCACCGGGGTCATCACCGGCCTGGCCTGGACCAGCATGGGCGGCGCCACCTTGCCGATCGAGGCCACGCGGATCCACACCCACAACCGCGGCTTCAAGCTCACCGGGCAATTGGGTGATGTGATGAAAGAGTCGGCGGAGATCGCCTACAGCTACGTCAGCTCGCACCTCAAGCAGTTCGGCGGCGACAGCAAGTTCTTCGACGAAGCCTTCGTTCACCTGCACGTACCGGAAGGCGCCACGCCCAAGGACGGCCCGAGTGCCGGGGTGACCATGGCCAGCGCCCTGTTGTCTCTGGCACGCAACCAGCCGCCGAAAAAAGGCGTGGCCATGACCGGCGAGCTGACCCTCACCGGGCACGTGCTGCCGATTGGCGGGGTGCGCGAGAAAGTCATTGCCGCGCGGCGGCAGAAGATCTTTGAGCTGATCCTGCCCGAGCCCAACCGTGGGCATTTCGAGGAACTGCCGGAGTACCTCAAGGAAGGCCTCACCGTGCACTTCGCCAAGCGCTTTGCCGACGTGGCCAAGGTACTGTTCTAA